A genomic segment from Spinacia oleracea cultivar Varoflay chromosome 3, BTI_SOV_V1, whole genome shotgun sequence encodes:
- the LOC110782248 gene encoding low-temperature-induced 65 kDa protein, translated as MNNQMERPTGHTTHVDDPHMHGQDVDINGQNEEHHGEKKSVLKKVKAKAKKIKDTIKDHVGHGHDHHEEDDDEDDEMDMDPEIHGTHTAQSTMPGQEGVARQQMHEPIIGERTAGEGAHVMSKPRQQMHEPTFGERTAGEGAPHAMSKPGDYQTFDPTTARYTPGQDETLGWSRTDARRPQDFEEKPYAPKNTPVAMHSGGGHSASTGALDMGKKGAPVKLGGVVGGVERDPQAPKDVGVDRHPANYQAKVTDPTATGKDPLVAQSFMAGLHTSKIDERSVEGVINAPASKPHGDLRTFDLTTTDYVPGQEETLGWSRADTGRLNRSEEVSNASYNTPIAAHSGHESHDSTAAQRFMPGLHRRNMGEGTAVQGVVHSPTTKQQGHYQTFDPTSASYVPGQEETLGWSRTDTGRQHGSEKLSSAIKNTPTAAHSGNESHDPMAAQGFMGGPHRSKVDERTAMEGVIHSPESNPKGDYHTFDPNATSYFPGQEETLGWSRTDTGRTHTGRIHGMGAEEERGTGKLGGLIQNPGFLEKDPNTARVPGERHHAGNYETKVSDPTGKGGEEVGVTPILHQLDKMNIFDESQQKPRADNVHLNRTEHTPQSEKITTGSHNQFYPEPVTSETSTFLQQSTSPISEGPRDMSEQKQGSYTGKVSSAAAMVADKAKQATNSVTSKLGYGGNSDQHPTSVSSAMHDKSSEPRGYGEKITGATAAITNKAVQAKDVVASKLGYGGTHERQPPVQEGASKGGGSIVGTVKEKMAPVYDKGATVGSTMASKVQGSGTEHEVQFTGPTIGPTAGVDKGVSMKEYLVEKLKPGEEDKALSEAITAALPVHKRREDVSKSGEFGEGEARKVTIIGRVTESDEVAQRLGRSDEKNYDNAGTGMASPGKGVMDRIKEAATSWFQSSGEFPSQYTTTQGTEGSTIISSTESEQKRADEAGFQ; from the exons CTGCACAAAGCACCATGCCAGGGCAAGAGGGAGTTGCAAGGCAGCAAATGCACGAACCAATAATCGGTGAAAGAACTGCAGGTGAAGGTGCCCACGTGATGAGTAAGCCAAGGCAGCAAATGCATGAACCAACATTCGGCGAAAGAACTGCAGGTGAAGGTGCCCCACACGCGATGAGTAAGCCGGGTGATTATCAGACATTTGATCCTACAACTGCGAGATATACCCCTGGACAGGATGAGACCTTGGGTTGGTCGAGGACCGATGCCAGAAGGCCACAGGACTTTGAGGAAAAACCTTATGCACCAAAGAACACTCCTGTTGCTATGCATTCTGGTGGAGGTCATAGTGCTAGTACTGGAGCTTTGGATATGGGGAAGAAAGGAGCTCCTGTGAAGCTTGGAGGTGTTGTTGGGGGAGTGGAGAGAGATCCTCAGGCCCCGAAAGATGTAGGGGTAGATCGTCATCCTGCCAATTATCAAGCCAAAGTAACTGACCCAACAGCCACTG GAAAGGATCCCCTAGTTGCTCAGAGCTTCATGGCAGGGCTTCATACAAGTAAAATCGATGAAAGATCAGTCGAAGGGGTGATTAACGCCCCAGCAAGCAAGCCACACGGAGATTTAAGGACCTTTGATCTTACTACTACAGATTATGTCCCAGGACAAGAGGAGACCTTAGGTTGGTCTAGGGCTGATACTGGAAGGCTAAACAGGTCAGAGGAAGTGTCCAACGCATCATATAATACACCAATAGCAGCCCATTCAG GACATGAATCACATGATTCCACAGCTGCTCAGAGATTCATGCCAGGGCTACATAGACGTAACATGGGTGAAGGAACTGCAGTACAAGGGGTGGTTCATTCCCCGACAACCAAGCAGCAAGGCCACTATCAGACCTTTGATCCTACTAGTGCAAGTTATGTTCCGGGGCAAGAGGAGACTTTGGGTTGGTCTAGGACTGATACTGGTAGGCAACACGGATCAGAGAAACTGTCCTCTGCAATAAAGAATACACCAACGGCAGCTCATTCAG GAAATGAATCACATGATCCCATGGCTGCTCAGGGCTTCATGGGAGGGCCACATAGAAGTAAAGTGGATGAAAGAACTGCAATGGAAGGGGTAATCCATTCCCCGGAAAGCAATCCGAAAGGAGATTATCACACCTTTGATCCTAATGCAACGAGTTATTTTCCGGGGCAAGAAGAGACCTTGGGTTGGTCTAGGACTGATACCGGAAGGACTCATACAGGTAGAATTCATGGTATGGGAGctgaagaggagagagggacTGGGAAGCTTGGTGGCTTAATTCAGAATCCAGGATTCTTGGAGAAGGATCCTAATACTGCAAGAGTTCCAGGGGAAAGACATCATGCTGGAAATTATGAGACCAAAGTTTCAGACCCAACAGGCAAGG GCGGTGAAGAAGTAGGGGTTACTCCAATCCTGCATCAGTTAGATAAGATGAATATTTTCGATGAATCACAGCAAAAACCAAGAGCAGACAATGTTCACCTGAACAGAACAGAACACACTCCACAATCTGAGAAGATCACCACTGGAAGCCATAATCAATTCTATCCAGAGCCAGTCACTTCCGAGACGAGCACATTTCTCCAACAATCTACCAGTCCAATCAGCGAGGGACCACGTGACATGTCAGAACAGAAACAAGGAAGTTACACCGGAAAGGTCTCGTCTGCAGCTGCGATGGTGGCTGATAAAGCAAAGCAGGCCACTAATTCTGTTACATCAAAGTTAGGGTATGGTGGAAATTCTGATCAGCACCCAACTTCTGTATCTTCAGCAATGCATGACAAGTCGTCTGAGCCAAGGGGCTATGGGGAGAAGATAACAGGTGCCACAGCTGCTATTACAAACAAGGCTGTACAAGCCAAGGATGTTGTGGCCTCTAAACTAGGCTATGGCGGGACTCACGAGAGACAGCCACCTGTACAAGAAGGGGCCTCCAAGGGAGGAGGATCAATTGTGGGGACAGTGAAAGAAAAAATGGCCCCGGTTTACGATAAAGGGGCAACGGTGGGTTCAACCATGGCCTCAAAGGTGCAAGGTTCAGGGACGGAGCATGAGGTCCAGTTTACTGGGCCTACTATCGGTCCAACTGCTGGGGTGGATAAGGGAGTGTCGATGAAGGAGTATCTGGTCGAGAAACTGAAGCCCGGGGAAGAAGATAAGGCGTTGTCTGAGGCTATAACTGCAGCGTTGCCGGTACACAAACGTAGGGAAGATGTAAGCAAATCCGGGGAGTTCGGGGAAGGTGAAGCGAGGAAAGTGACGATAATAGGAAGAGTGACGGAGTCTGATGAGGTGGCGCAACGGCTTGGAAGGAGTGACGAGAAGAATTATGATAATGCTGGTACAGGGATGGCTAGTCCAGGGAAGGGTGTAATGGACAGGATTAAAGAAGCTGCTACTTCTTGGTTTCAGAGTAGTGGTGAGTTTCCATCGCAGTATACCACTACACAAG GAACTGAAGGTTCTACTATAATTTCCAGCACGGAAAGTGAGCAGAAAAGAGCCGATGAAGCAGGATTTCAGTAA
- the LOC110782306 gene encoding heavy metal-associated isoprenylated plant protein 39, which yields MAQKVVVKVLTMTDEKTKKKAIEAAADIFGVDSIAADIKEQKLTVIGLMDAVAVVKKLKKVGKTDIISVGPAKEEKKEEKKEEKKEEKKEEKKEEKKEEKK from the exons ATGGCACAA AAAGTGGTGGTAAAGGTGCTAACCATGACTGATGAGAAAACAAAGAAGAAAGCTATTGAAGCTGCTGCTGATATCTTTG GGGTGGATTCGATAGCAGCTGATATAAAAGAGCAGAAGTTGACAGTAATTGGGCTAATGGATGCAGTAGCAGTAGTGAAGAAGTTGAAGAAAGTTGGGAAAACTGATATAATCTCAGTTGGTCCAgccaaagaagagaaaaaggaagaaaagaaagaagagaaaaaagaagagaagaaagaggagaaaaaggaagaaaagaaagaggagaaaaagtag
- the LOC110782498 gene encoding low-temperature-induced 65 kDa protein: MEHPSGHTRHTTHVEDDLQDASIQTGHNEDEKPEKKTMMMKVKAKARKIRDSIKNVGHSHDHDHDHDENDDDDDEEEEVEMDMDSEIQGTHTAQTGTPGKEEVTRQKLHEPKLVERTIGEDIQVRNRLGDYQTFDPTSETFTPGHDQTLGWSRTDTGKPKEYGGSHSTEASDKEMNAAAPVNLGGVVVGCDHQVPKDVGEDSHSANYQSEVIEPTVTGFEFPVAQSHSPANKPQGDFQTFNPRTDTERLNKSEEMFNESNNAPISAHSGNESHERTAMEGVVHAPGNKTEGDYQTFDPKTTSYVPGQEETLGWSRTDTGGLNKSEELSNLSNNTSTETHSGDEETRIIQILNQMDLMNVNEESQQKPTAPDDSHLNKTEHHNPLDEKISTESHHDQFFAKPDTSETGPAVQATTTPASDGNSYTGMISNAAAMVADKAMQATSAVTSKLGYGGPSTGPTSPDQQHSTTDVTSEMHDNNPSDKPVGTTYGERMSSATAVVTDKAIQAKDVVATKLGYGGSPDQQHSTDVTSEMHENPSEQPVGTTYGEKISSATTVVTDKAIQAKDVVAAKLGYGGPSTGPSTGPITGPSKGPITGPSTGPITWGDKGVAVKEYLVEKLKPGEDDKALSEVITEALPSPLHKPKEEGVTIIGRVAEPKEVVQMIDHIEEKNDDGIVMGEDDKAVFEAVVGKVGGGDEVAERLGWGEEKKEDGSDNGGAGVVSPGKGVMERIKDAASGWFQSSDEFPSQDTGTGTGHITQGTESFPISSMESEQKRIGGAGSL, encoded by the exons ATGGAACACCCTAGCGGTCACACGCGTCACACTACTCATGTAGAAGATGATCTTCAAGATGCTTCCATACAAACTG GTCATAATGAAGATGAGAAGCCTGAGAAGAAAACAATGATGATGAAAGTAAAGGCGAAAGCAAGGAAGATTAGAGACAGTATTAAGAATGTTGGACATAGTCATGATCATGATCATGATCACGATGAGAATGACGACGATGATGACGAGGAGGAGGAAGTTGAGATGGATATGGACTCTGAAATCCAAGGCACTCATA CTGCTCAAACCGGCACACCAGGGAAAGAGGAAGTTACAAGGCAGAAGCTGCATGAACCAAAACTGGTAGAAAGAACAATAGGTGAAGATATCCAAGTTCGGAACAGACTAGGTGATTATCAGACATTTGATCCTACTTCTGAAACATTCACTCCTGGACATGATCAGACCTTAGGTTGGTCGAGGACTGATACCGGAAAGCCAAAAGAGTACGGTGGAAGTCATAGTACTGAAGCTTCTGATAAAGAGATGAATGCAGCAGCTCCTGTAAATCTTGGAGGTGTTGTTGTTGGTTGTGACCATCAGGTCCCGAAAGATGTAGGGGAAGATAGTCATTCTGCTAATTATCAGTCTGAAGTCATTGAACCAACAGTTACTG GATTCGAATTCCCGGTTGCTCAAAGTCATTCACCAGCAAATAAGCCACAGGGCGATTTTCAGACCTTTAATCCTAGGACTGATACTGAAAGGCTAAACAAGTCAGAGGAAATGTTCAATGAATCGAATAATGCACCAATATCAGCCCATTCAG GAAATGAATCACATGAAAGAACTGCAATGGAAGGGGTGGTTCATGCACCGGGAAACAAGACAGAAGGCGATTATCAGACCTTTGATCCTAAGACTACAAGCTATGTTCCGGGACAAGAAGAGACCTTGGGTTGGTCTAGGACTGATACCGGAGGGCTAAACAAGTCCGAGGAACTTTCCAATCTATCGAACAACACTTCAACTGAAACTCATTCAG GTGATGAAGAAACAAGGATTATTCAAATCCTGAATCAGATGGATTTAATGAATGTTAACGAAGAATCGCAGCAGAAACCAACAGCACCAGATGATTCTCACCTGAACAAAACAGAACATCATAATCCACTAGATGAGAAAATCTCAACTGAAAGCCACCATGATCAGTTCTTTGCAAAGCCAGACACATCTGAGACGGGCCCAGCTGTTCAAGCTACTACTACTCCAGCCAGTGACGGTAATAGCTACACCGGAATGATATCAAATGCGGCTGCAATGGTGGCTGATAAGGCAATGCAAGCCACTAGTGCTGTTACATCAAAGCTAGGGTATGGTGGGCCATCCACCGGGCCTACTAGTCCTGATCAGCAGCACTCAACAACTGATGTAACTTCAGAAATGCACGACAACAACCCGTCAGATAAGCCCGTGGGTACTACTTATGGGGAGAGAATGTCGAGTGCCACAGCTGTTGTTACTGATAAAGCTATACAAGCCAAGGATGTTGTAGCCACTAAGCTAGGCTATGGTGGCAGTCCTGATCAGCAGCACTCCACTGATGTGACTTCAGAAATGCATGAAAACCCGTCAGAGCAGCCCGTGGGTACTACCTACGGGGAGAAAATATCGAGTGCCACGACTGTTGTTACTGATAAGGCTATACAAGCCAAGGATGTTGTAGCCGCTAAGCTAGGCTATGGCGGGCCGTCCACCGGGCCATCCACTGGGCCTATTACCGGACCATCCAAGGGGCCTATTACCGGGCCATCCACCGGGCCTATTACATGGGGGGATAAGGGAGTGGCAGTGAAGGAGTATTTGGTAGAGAAACTGAAGCCCGGTGAAGATGACAAGGCGTTGTCCGAGGTTATAACTGAAGCCTTGCCTTCGCCCTTACACAAACCGAAGGAGGAGGGTGTGACTATAATAGGGAGAGTTGCAGAGCCTAAAGAGGTGGTGCAAATGATTGATCATATTGAGGAGAAGAATGATGATGGTATAGTGATGGGTGAAGATGACAAGGCAGTGTTCGAGGCTGTAGTTGGGAAGGTAGGGGGAGGGGACGAGGTTGCGGAAAGGCTTGGTTGGGGGGAGGAGAAGAAGGAGGATGGTAGTGATAATGGTGGTGCAGGGGTGGTTAGTCCAGGGAAGGGTGTAATGGAAAGGATTAAAGATGCTGCTAGTGGGTGGTTTCAGAGTAGTGATGAGTTTCCGTCTCAGGATACCGGTACCGGTACCGGTCATATCACACAAG GAACGGAAAGTTTTCCCATTTCTAGCATGGAAAGTGAGCAGAAAAGAATCGGTGGTGCAGGGTCTCTTTAG
- the LOC110782497 gene encoding pentatricopeptide repeat-containing protein At1g55630: MNSVAQFGRRFFLHPVSFLRFVSRRRAYCNCSLDSGSDDVDNNAGKGYSPIEKLLREFWKSPDFDPGLDKPSREESDDDNESQFRGNCDLKQTFFVTTQRDANRMFDVLRQDGPGFNLKTALLELDVRISGLLVRLVLLKILKIVNYENKILCAKLAYKFFVWSSEQEYYRHPVNAYHLLLNIFAAAEEFKAMWRLVDEMTEKGYPVTARTFNILICCCRELGLQRTIVERYVRTKTFNYRPFKHSYNAILVCLLRINHHRLIEWVYQQMLADNHLPDTLTYNILICAHYRMGKMDNVHRLLDEMGRNGISPDYHTFNVLLHVLGKGDKPYAALNLLNHMREVGINPTYLHYTTLMDGLSRAGNMDACKYFFDEMSKNGFNHDVVSYTVLISGYVQAAELEKAQQFFSDMIADGQLPNVFTYNSMIRGLCMAGKFDDACSMLKEMEKRNCSPNFLVYNTLISNLRSNGKLNKAHEVMKDMIEKGQYVHRISRYRRHRKY; the protein is encoded by the coding sequence ATGAACTCTGTAGCTCAATTTGGTCGAAGGTTTTTTTTGCATCCCGTCTCGTTTCTGCGTTTTGTGTCGCGAAGGCGGGCGTATTGTAATTGTAGTTTAGATAGTGGTAGTGATGATGTTGATAATAATGCTGGAAAAGGGTATAGCCCTATTGAGAAATTGTTAAGGGAATTCTGGAAAAGTCCGGATTTTGATCCGGGTTTGGATAAACCAAGTAGAGAGGAATCGGATGATGACAACGAAAGCCAATTTCGGGGTAACTGTGATCTCAAGCAGACGTTTTTTGTGACTACACAGAGAGATGCAAATAGGATGTTTGATGTATTAAGGCAGGATGGTCCGGGGTTTAATTTGAAAACTGCGTTGCTTGAATTGGATGTAAGGATTTCGGGCCTTCTTGTTAGGCTAGTACTACTGAAGATTTTGAAGATTGTAAACTATGAAAATAAGATTTTGTGTGCCAAATTGGCTTACAAGTTTTTTGTATGGTCTAGTGAGCAGGAATACTACAGGCATCCAGTGAACGCGTACCATTTACTATTGAACATTTTCGCAGCTGCTGAGGAGTTTAAAGCAATGTGGAGATTAGTTGATGAGATGACGGAGAAGGGGTACCCGGTAACTGCAAGAACATTCAATATTCTGATATGTTGTTGTCGTGAATTAGGGTTGCAAAGAACAATCGTTGAAAGATATGTTAGGACGAAGACTTTCAACTACCGCCCATTCAAGCATTCCTACAATGCTATTTTGGTTTGCCTTCTTAGAATAAATCACCACAGGTTGATTGAGTGGGTTTATCAGCAAATGTTAGCTGATAATCATTTGCCTGATACTCTGACTTATAACATACTCATCTGCGCGCACTATAGAATGGGAAAGATGGATAATGTTCATCGGTTGTTGGATGAAATGGGTAGGAATGGAATTTCACCGGATTATCACACTTTTAATGTTCTTCTTCACGTTCTTGGAAAAGGGGATAAACCATATGCTGCTCTCAATCttttaaatcatatgagggaagTTGGAATAAATCCAACCTATTTACACTACACTACTTTGATGGATGGTTTAAGCCGAGCAGGAAATATGGATGCTTGTAAGTATTTCTTTGATGAAATGAGTAAGAATGGTTTCAACCATGATGTTGTCAGTTACACTGTTTTGATCAGTGGATATGTACAAGCAGCAGAGCTAGAAAAGGCTCAGCAATTTTTCAGTGATATGATTGCAGATGGACAGTTGCCAAATGTTTTTACATACAACTCTATGATTCGGGGACTCTGTATGGCTGGGAAGTTTGATGATGCATGCTCTATGCTCAAGGAAATGGAAAAGAGAAATTGCAGCCCGAATTTTCTTGTGTACAATACCTTAATTAGTAATCTACGAAGCAATGGGAAGCTTAACAAAGCACATGAAGTAATGAAAGATATGATCGAGAAAGGACAATATGTTCATCGCATCTCAAGATATAGGAGACATAGGAAATACTGA